Proteins encoded within one genomic window of Bacillota bacterium:
- the hutH gene encoding histidine ammonia-lyase, whose translation MTVSISGANLTYEDILAVSRNGAPVLLAEQARGKIAAARALVDRLVAEEKAVYGITTGFGKFSDITISKEQVAKLQRNLIVSHACGVGAPLPQDTVRTLMLLRANALAKGYSGVKEATVQALLNLLNAKIHPVVPSQGSLGASGDLAPLSHVVLVLIGEGEAEIDGEVVPGSVALARRNLKPLELEAKEGLALINGTQAMGASLSLAVIDALGVLKASFITAALTHQALRGIVAAYDEKLSAVRPHRGQALAALAMRRLLSGSEWVSVPGEIRVQDAYSLRCIPQVHGACLHALTHVAETMLIECNSATDNPLVFPEQAEVISGGNFHGEFLALGGDYLAMAVAEIGNIAERRIERLVNPQLSGLPAFLTRFGGLNSGYMIPQYTAAALVSENKVLCHPASVDSIPSSANQEDHVSMGGFSCRKVRQVVENTTRILGIELIAACQAIDLQVAGKLSPATQAVHDLVRVVVPTLGEDRVLYGELNHAYSLINGGQVQRAAESVIGEFCHLA comes from the coding sequence ATGACCGTATCCATCAGTGGTGCCAATCTTACATATGAAGATATACTTGCCGTAAGTAGAAATGGGGCCCCCGTCTTGCTCGCTGAGCAGGCGAGGGGGAAGATTGCCGCTGCCCGCGCCCTTGTGGACCGCCTCGTGGCCGAAGAGAAGGCAGTCTACGGCATTACTACCGGTTTCGGCAAGTTCTCTGACATAACTATCAGCAAAGAACAAGTAGCCAAGCTGCAAAGAAACCTAATTGTCAGCCATGCTTGCGGAGTCGGGGCTCCCTTGCCGCAAGATACCGTCAGGACACTGATGCTACTGCGCGCCAATGCCCTCGCCAAAGGTTATTCCGGCGTGAAAGAGGCTACGGTGCAGGCCTTGCTTAATCTATTAAATGCAAAGATTCACCCCGTAGTGCCATCGCAGGGCTCGCTCGGAGCTAGCGGAGATTTAGCACCATTGTCGCATGTTGTCTTGGTCTTGATTGGTGAAGGTGAAGCCGAGATTGACGGCGAGGTGGTTCCTGGTAGCGTAGCACTCGCCCGCCGTAACTTAAAGCCGCTAGAGCTAGAGGCTAAAGAAGGGCTGGCCCTCATTAACGGTACCCAGGCCATGGGGGCAAGCCTTAGTCTGGCTGTGATTGATGCGCTAGGGGTTCTTAAGGCCAGTTTTATCACCGCGGCTTTAACTCACCAAGCCTTGCGCGGCATAGTGGCCGCCTATGATGAAAAGCTCTCTGCCGTACGTCCACATCGCGGGCAAGCGCTGGCTGCTCTGGCCATGCGTCGCTTGCTCTCTGGCAGCGAGTGGGTCTCTGTCCCTGGCGAAATACGCGTGCAGGACGCCTACTCCCTGCGCTGTATCCCCCAAGTACACGGAGCCTGCCTGCATGCCCTCACCCATGTGGCTGAAACCATGCTTATCGAGTGTAATTCGGCTACCGATAACCCGCTCGTTTTCCCCGAACAGGCCGAGGTTATTTCAGGGGGGAATTTCCACGGCGAGTTTCTAGCGCTAGGTGGAGACTACCTCGCTATGGCTGTGGCTGAAATAGGGAATATAGCGGAACGGCGCATTGAGAGGCTAGTAAACCCGCAGCTTTCTGGGTTGCCCGCTTTTCTTACTCGTTTTGGCGGGCTTAACTCCGGCTACATGATTCCCCAGTACACCGCTGCCGCTTTAGTTTCCGAAAACAAGGTGCTTTGCCACCCAGCCTCCGTGGATTCCATCCCCTCTAGTGCCAACCAAGAAGACCACGTCAGCATGGGCGGTTTTTCTTGCCGCAAAGTGCGTCAAGTGGTGGAGAACACCACACGTATCCTAGGCATCGAGCTTATCGCCGCCTGCCAGGCTATAGATTTGCAGGTGGCTGGCAAGCTATCTCCGGCCACACAAGCGGTGCACGACTTGGTGCGGGTCGTGGTACCCACACTAGGTGAGGATCGTGTTTTATATGGGGAGCTTAATCATGCCTACAGCCTGATCAACGGGGGGCAGGTACAGCGAGCCGCCGAGTCTGTTATCGGCGAGTTCTGCCATCTCGCATAG
- the ftcD gene encoding glutamate formimidoyltransferase: MMKLVQCVPNFSEGRRPEVIAAILDAIKGVEGVTLLDHKPDVDHNRVVITFVGDASVVAEAAFRATAKAAELINMETHRGEHPRMGATDVIPFVPLTGATMEDCVQIAEALGERIARELAIPVYLYEKAAKKPERRNLADVRRGEYEGLKLDINKEERHPDFGPARLHRSAGATVVGARPPLVAFNVNLASGDVKIAKAIAKAVRESSGGLPAVKGLGLMLEATGQAQISMNMVDFTVTGLHTVFEAIKLEAAKHGVTVASSEVIGLLPAKAMLDVAAHYLQLTDFNQEQVLELKLAARHEG; this comes from the coding sequence ATAATGAAGCTAGTACAATGTGTGCCTAATTTTAGCGAAGGGCGGCGCCCCGAGGTAATTGCCGCCATTCTTGACGCCATCAAGGGCGTAGAAGGAGTGACCCTGCTCGACCACAAACCTGATGTCGACCACAACCGGGTGGTAATAACTTTTGTGGGCGACGCCTCTGTAGTAGCCGAGGCCGCTTTTCGTGCTACCGCCAAAGCGGCGGAGCTCATTAACATGGAAACGCACCGGGGGGAGCACCCCCGCATGGGAGCGACAGATGTCATTCCTTTTGTGCCGCTGACGGGTGCGACGATGGAGGACTGTGTACAAATTGCCGAAGCCCTTGGTGAACGCATTGCGCGCGAGCTCGCTATCCCCGTGTACTTGTATGAAAAAGCGGCCAAAAAACCAGAGCGTCGGAACTTAGCCGATGTGCGGCGAGGCGAGTATGAAGGGCTGAAGCTTGACATTAACAAGGAAGAGCGCCACCCAGACTTTGGCCCGGCGCGCCTACACAGGTCTGCCGGCGCGACAGTAGTTGGCGCGCGCCCTCCCTTGGTGGCTTTTAATGTCAATCTAGCCTCGGGGGACGTCAAAATTGCCAAGGCCATTGCCAAGGCCGTGCGGGAGTCAAGTGGTGGCTTGCCGGCAGTCAAAGGGCTTGGCCTCATGCTCGAGGCCACGGGACAGGCGCAAATCTCCATGAACATGGTAGATTTCACGGTGACCGGGCTGCATACCGTATTCGAAGCCATTAAGCTAGAAGCGGCCAAGCATGGAGTAACAGTTGCCAGTAGCGAGGTTATCGGCCTCCTGCCGGCAAAAGCCATGCTCGACGTCGCGGCGCACTACTTGCAGCTCACCGACTTTAATCAGGAGCAGGTGCTAGAGCTAAAACTAGCGGCTAGACATGAAGGCTAG
- the hutI gene encoding imidazolonepropionase has product MKASLIIAEGRVVTTVGYSQSPQVGKALGEVITLTRGYVLVQGERILAVTDNYDEAMAYCDAETSTIDATGKLVMPGYVDCHTHLSFAGWRDHELPLRLAGNSYLDILASGGGIISTVTKTRAATPAELLAKVRSSLDTMLLHGTTTVEAKSGYGLTLEDELKQLRVLREADGQHPVDIVRTFMGAHALPPEYAANRKGYIGSLVHDMLPQVAAERLAEFCDCFCENKAFTIEECRKVLLAAQKLGLGAKVHADEITPLGGALLAAELGAVSAEHLIHADSAHLVAMAAAKVIAVLLPATSFILQTPKRAPFKEMLALGVPVAISTDYNPGTSPLPSMQLLQSMACFHYGFTPAQAFAASTINAAHAIRRGEECGSLEACKLADITILNAPSLDFVPYHLGVNLVDKVIKRGKLVVSEGKCIYG; this is encoded by the coding sequence ATGAAGGCTAGTCTCATCATCGCCGAGGGCAGGGTCGTCACTACGGTAGGGTACAGCCAGAGCCCCCAAGTTGGTAAGGCGCTAGGAGAAGTTATCACCCTTACCCGGGGGTATGTGCTCGTGCAAGGTGAAAGAATCTTAGCGGTTACCGACAACTATGATGAAGCCATGGCCTATTGTGACGCCGAAACAAGCACAATTGACGCCACGGGGAAACTAGTTATGCCAGGTTATGTAGACTGCCACACCCATCTTAGTTTCGCGGGTTGGCGAGACCATGAGTTGCCGCTGCGGCTAGCGGGGAACTCCTACCTCGATATTCTGGCGAGCGGCGGCGGTATTATTAGTACCGTCACGAAGACCCGCGCGGCGACCCCGGCGGAGTTACTGGCTAAAGTCCGTAGCTCTCTAGACACTATGCTGCTGCATGGCACCACCACCGTAGAGGCCAAGAGCGGCTATGGGCTGACCCTCGAGGATGAGCTTAAGCAGCTTCGGGTTTTGCGTGAGGCCGATGGCCAACACCCCGTAGACATAGTGCGTACATTTATGGGAGCACACGCCCTGCCGCCAGAGTATGCTGCCAACAGAAAGGGCTACATAGGCAGCCTTGTGCACGATATGTTGCCACAAGTTGCCGCAGAGCGACTAGCCGAGTTTTGCGACTGTTTTTGTGAAAACAAGGCCTTTACCATTGAAGAATGCCGTAAGGTCTTGCTCGCCGCGCAAAAGCTGGGTCTTGGAGCTAAAGTACATGCTGACGAAATTACCCCTCTCGGGGGGGCGCTTCTCGCGGCTGAGCTAGGCGCAGTTTCGGCAGAGCACCTTATTCACGCCGACTCCGCACACCTCGTAGCCATGGCGGCCGCAAAGGTTATTGCGGTGCTCTTGCCGGCGACCTCCTTCATTTTGCAGACACCGAAGCGTGCGCCCTTTAAGGAGATGCTCGCCTTAGGGGTGCCTGTAGCCATATCTACTGACTACAACCCGGGCACATCACCACTGCCCAGTATGCAGCTCTTGCAGTCTATGGCCTGTTTTCATTACGGCTTCACGCCGGCCCAAGCTTTTGCCGCTTCTACCATCAATGCTGCTCATGCCATTCGGCGCGGAGAAGAGTGCGGCAGCCTAGAAGCGTGTAAGTTAGCGGATATAACCATATTGAATGCTCCCAGTCTTGATTTCGTGCCTTACCACCTCGGGGTGAACTTGGTCGATAAAGTGATTAAGCGCGGCAAACTAGTTGTAAGTGAAGGGAAGTGTATTTATGGCTAA
- the tilS gene encoding tRNA lysidine(34) synthetase TilS, with protein sequence MLERVMKFVVKNGLAEPGDRILVGVSGGADSVALLLVLHELSLRLSFTVRVAHLNHGLRGEEADLDSRFVKDLCHKLGVDCECGYVSIPKLLEGKSVSMQDVARQERFRFFSAAMQRFGLNKLALAHHQDDQAETVLLRLLRGTGLSGLRAMSPLERGLVGILIVRPFLMVSRQEIEAFLALRSQDYRVDSSNLGTEYSRNYVRLSVMPLLRQINPQVAVALYRLSSQVAQDVDYMSIQALPICAAAISALDFGVGVRLEALMGVHAALVMRVLTEAYFRVATVRKDLETIHLAETFALLDKQVGRRITLPAGVRVLRTREHLVFYSATEENQENYHLTISVPGEYNLPCGGKLVARRVTECSANQPGDFGYAACLSYSGDLVVVRNRRPHDAYILLGGVGRKKVKQAMSEARIPLPWRDTWPIIEIEGQIAWVPGLRVANAFCPKEQNTILELFYQRGGK encoded by the coding sequence ATGTTAGAGCGGGTCATGAAGTTTGTCGTGAAAAATGGCTTGGCAGAGCCAGGAGACCGTATCCTCGTGGGTGTTTCGGGGGGTGCGGATTCTGTGGCGCTACTCTTAGTCCTCCATGAGCTATCGCTACGCCTTTCTTTCACCGTCCGCGTGGCGCACTTAAACCATGGCTTGCGGGGTGAGGAGGCTGACCTAGATAGTCGCTTCGTCAAGGATCTGTGCCATAAGCTTGGCGTAGACTGCGAGTGTGGCTATGTGTCCATACCTAAGTTGCTAGAGGGCAAGAGTGTCTCTATGCAGGATGTGGCTCGGCAGGAGAGGTTTCGTTTTTTTAGCGCGGCGATGCAACGCTTTGGTCTAAATAAACTAGCGCTGGCTCACCACCAGGACGATCAAGCTGAAACCGTCCTGCTAAGGCTGCTGCGTGGTACTGGTTTGAGCGGCCTGCGGGCGATGAGCCCGCTGGAGCGGGGTCTCGTCGGCATTCTCATCGTGCGACCCTTTTTAATGGTGTCTCGCCAGGAAATTGAAGCTTTCTTGGCTCTGCGTAGTCAGGATTACCGCGTGGATAGTAGCAACTTGGGCACAGAGTACAGTCGTAATTATGTGCGACTTAGTGTTATGCCTCTACTGCGCCAAATTAACCCGCAAGTAGCCGTAGCTCTCTACCGCCTATCCTCTCAAGTGGCTCAAGATGTGGACTACATGAGCATACAGGCCCTGCCTATTTGTGCGGCCGCTATTTCAGCGCTCGACTTTGGTGTTGGTGTCCGGCTAGAGGCGCTCATGGGTGTGCATGCGGCCTTGGTGATGCGGGTGCTTACGGAGGCTTATTTTCGTGTTGCGACGGTGCGAAAAGACCTAGAGACAATTCACCTTGCCGAAACATTTGCGCTGCTAGATAAGCAGGTTGGGCGGAGAATTACCCTGCCCGCAGGTGTGCGTGTCTTGCGCACACGTGAGCACCTAGTTTTTTATTCTGCCACAGAAGAAAACCAAGAAAATTATCATCTGACCATTAGCGTCCCTGGTGAATATAATTTGCCCTGTGGCGGCAAGCTCGTAGCGCGACGCGTAACAGAGTGCTCGGCTAACCAGCCAGGCGATTTTGGCTATGCCGCCTGTCTTTCTTACAGTGGAGATTTAGTCGTGGTGCGAAACCGTAGACCGCATGATGCGTATATACTTTTAGGGGGCGTAGGCCGCAAAAAAGTAAAGCAAGCTATGAGTGAGGCGCGAATTCCATTGCCTTGGCGAGATACTTGGCCCATAATTGAGATCGAGGGTCAGATTGCTTGGGTGCCTGGCCTGCGCGTAGCCAATGCTTTTTGCCCCAAGGAACAAAATACTATACTAGAGCTATTCTACCAACGTGGAGGTAAATGA
- the hutU gene encoding urocanate hydratase: MNKEIRAPRGTELSCRGWQQEAALRMLMNNLDPEVAERPEDLIVYGGTGKAARNAACYEAIVKALRDLKDDETLLVQSGKPVGVFTTHAHAPRVLISNSMLVPHWATWEKFRELERLGLTMYGQMTAGSWIYIATQGILQGTYETFAEAARRHFGGTLKGRLTLTAGLGGMGGAQPLAVTMNEGVALCIEVDQTRIERRLQSRYLDTWVDNLDAALELARAAQHEGRALSIGLLGNAAVILPEMVRRGIVPDLVTDQTSAHDPLVGYIPAGLSLEEAAKLRSEKPEEYVARSMQSMARHVEAMLDMQKAGANVFDYGNNIRQQAKEAGVENAFDFPGFVPAYIRPLFCEGKGPFRWVALSGDVEDIYKTDAKVLELFPEDKALRRWITMAQERVAFQGLPARICWLGYGERAKFGLAINEMVKSGELKAPIVIGRDHLDAGSVASPNRETEAMLDGSDAIADWPILNALLNSVAGATWVSVHHGGGVGIGYSIHAGMVVVADGTEEAGKRLERVLTTDPGTGVMRHADAGYELACQVAKERGVKIPMMK, encoded by the coding sequence ATGAACAAAGAGATTAGGGCGCCACGGGGTACTGAACTTAGTTGCCGAGGGTGGCAGCAAGAGGCCGCCTTGCGCATGTTAATGAACAATCTTGACCCCGAAGTAGCCGAACGTCCCGAAGACCTTATCGTCTACGGCGGCACCGGCAAGGCAGCCCGTAACGCCGCCTGCTACGAGGCCATAGTTAAAGCGCTGCGCGACCTTAAGGACGATGAAACTCTGCTCGTGCAATCGGGCAAGCCAGTGGGTGTCTTCACCACGCATGCGCACGCGCCTAGGGTGCTCATCAGTAACTCCATGTTGGTGCCCCACTGGGCGACATGGGAGAAATTTCGTGAGTTAGAGCGTCTTGGGCTCACCATGTATGGCCAGATGACTGCCGGCTCATGGATATATATTGCCACACAGGGCATCCTCCAAGGCACTTACGAGACTTTTGCTGAGGCAGCACGACGGCATTTTGGGGGCACTCTCAAGGGCAGACTCACTCTCACCGCCGGCCTAGGCGGCATGGGGGGAGCACAGCCGCTGGCAGTGACCATGAATGAAGGGGTAGCCTTGTGCATCGAAGTTGATCAGACCCGTATCGAGCGACGCCTACAGTCGCGTTACCTTGACACCTGGGTAGATAATCTTGACGCGGCGCTAGAACTCGCGCGGGCCGCACAGCACGAGGGTCGCGCGCTATCTATTGGGCTGCTTGGCAATGCCGCCGTGATACTGCCAGAGATGGTGCGACGCGGTATTGTGCCCGACCTCGTGACTGATCAGACCTCGGCACATGATCCCTTAGTTGGATACATACCCGCGGGTCTTAGCCTTGAGGAGGCAGCCAAGCTGCGCTCGGAGAAGCCGGAGGAATACGTCGCAAGGTCGATGCAGAGCATGGCGCGCCATGTAGAAGCGATGCTTGACATGCAAAAAGCAGGCGCGAACGTTTTTGACTACGGCAACAACATTCGCCAACAGGCCAAAGAGGCCGGTGTGGAGAATGCTTTTGACTTTCCTGGCTTTGTTCCGGCCTATATTCGTCCCCTTTTCTGCGAGGGCAAAGGGCCTTTCCGTTGGGTGGCTCTTTCAGGCGATGTAGAAGACATCTACAAAACTGACGCTAAGGTCTTGGAGCTTTTCCCCGAAGACAAGGCCCTGCGACGCTGGATTACCATGGCGCAAGAAAGAGTGGCGTTTCAGGGTTTACCCGCGCGCATCTGCTGGCTGGGGTATGGCGAGAGGGCTAAGTTCGGCTTGGCTATTAACGAGATGGTTAAGAGCGGCGAGCTAAAGGCGCCTATCGTCATTGGGCGAGACCACCTCGATGCCGGTTCTGTAGCCTCACCTAATCGCGAAACAGAAGCCATGCTAGATGGCTCAGACGCCATTGCTGACTGGCCGATACTAAATGCCTTGCTTAACTCTGTTGCCGGAGCGACTTGGGTTTCGGTGCACCATGGTGGGGGTGTAGGCATAGGGTATTCTATTCATGCCGGCATGGTGGTGGTCGCTGATGGCACCGAGGAGGCAGGGAAGCGCCTCGAGAGAGTGCTGACTACGGACCCGGGCACCGGCGTTATGCGCCATGCCGATGCGGGGTACGAGCTCGCCTGCCAAGTCGCTAAAGAGCGCGGCGTTAAGATACCGATGATGAAGTAG
- the hpt gene encoding hypoxanthine phosphoribosyltransferase — protein MQEPLDLRVLLSEEEIATRVEAMGRQISADYEGEELLLVVVLRGAAIFAADLCRHISTKSVLDFISVSSYGSATSTSGVVRFLKDLEESVEGSHVLIVEDIVDTGLTLTYLLENLRSRKPKSLRSCTLLDKPSRRRVSIVPDYLGFTIDDLFVVGYGLDFEQYYRNLPNICVHVD, from the coding sequence ATGCAAGAACCATTAGACTTGCGAGTGCTGCTTTCAGAGGAGGAGATTGCGACTAGGGTGGAGGCCATGGGTCGGCAGATTAGCGCGGATTACGAAGGCGAGGAGCTACTTCTCGTCGTGGTGTTGCGAGGCGCAGCCATTTTCGCAGCTGATTTATGCCGTCATATCTCTACCAAGTCGGTCCTAGACTTTATTTCTGTTTCTAGCTATGGGTCGGCCACCTCTACATCCGGCGTGGTGCGCTTTCTTAAGGACTTAGAAGAGTCAGTAGAGGGGAGCCATGTGCTCATTGTAGAGGATATTGTGGACACCGGCCTCACCCTGACTTACTTGCTTGAGAATCTGCGCTCGCGCAAGCCGAAAAGCCTCCGTTCCTGTACCCTACTGGACAAGCCAAGTCGTCGTCGGGTCAGCATTGTGCCAGATTATCTTGGTTTCACCATCGACGATCTCTTTGTGGTGGGGTATGGGCTAGACTTTGAGCAATATTATCGCAATTTGCCCAATATATGCGTGCATGTCGATTGA
- the ftsH gene encoding ATP-dependent zinc metalloprotease FtsH, translating into MNRNLRTASFYLLIIMVGLSLIQFFVARTAAPREISYNEFFNLVVNEQVATANQVGNVITGELRDGTAYRVTVPPGDEALIPLLRTKTQYVYRDPPAPPWWTTLLSYGLMFALFAGIWYFFMQQSQAGGNKVMSFGKSRAKMQSDVRRRITFKDVAGYDEVKEELDEVVQFLKNPGKFSAIGARIPKGVMLYGPPGTGKTWLARAVAGEAGVPFFSISGSDFVEMFVGVGASRVRDMFDQAKKSAPAIVFIDEIDAVGRQRGAGLGGGHDEREQTLNQLLVEMDGFEGNEGVIIMAATNRPDILDPALLRPGRFDRQITVGRPDVKEREAILGVHVRNKPLAPEVKLTVVAGLTPGFTAADLENLVNESALLAARQDRQTIGMLDLEEAVNRVIAGPKKKSRVISAHEKKVFAYHEAGHALSRYLTQDADPVHLVSIIPRGMAGGYVIALPTEDRFVMTRTEILNNVTYALSGRVAEQLVFNEISTGAQDDLDKSTRLVRRMIMEYGMSEELGPVTYGEKEEQVFLGRDISRHRNFSETVAHTIDREVRRIVDRSYHQAEELLKNNREKLDLIANTLLERETLRGEELNELLATGSLPPLAPA; encoded by the coding sequence TTGAACAGGAATTTACGCACTGCGAGTTTCTACTTGCTGATCATTATGGTCGGATTGTCCCTGATCCAGTTTTTTGTGGCGCGCACGGCTGCGCCGCGTGAGATCAGCTACAACGAATTCTTTAACCTCGTGGTCAACGAACAGGTTGCTACTGCCAATCAGGTGGGTAATGTCATCACCGGTGAGTTAAGGGACGGCACCGCCTACCGCGTCACTGTGCCGCCAGGGGACGAAGCACTCATCCCCTTGCTCCGCACGAAAACACAGTATGTATATCGGGATCCTCCCGCCCCACCATGGTGGACGACTCTGCTTTCGTACGGCCTGATGTTCGCTTTGTTCGCCGGCATCTGGTATTTCTTTATGCAGCAGTCTCAGGCTGGCGGCAACAAGGTCATGAGTTTTGGCAAGTCGCGCGCTAAAATGCAGTCTGACGTGCGCAGACGCATCACCTTTAAAGATGTTGCCGGCTATGACGAGGTCAAAGAAGAACTTGACGAAGTAGTTCAGTTCTTAAAGAACCCCGGTAAGTTTAGCGCCATCGGCGCACGTATCCCCAAGGGCGTCATGCTGTATGGCCCGCCCGGAACGGGTAAGACTTGGCTGGCCAGGGCGGTTGCCGGCGAAGCTGGGGTGCCCTTCTTTAGTATTTCCGGTTCTGACTTTGTGGAGATGTTTGTCGGCGTGGGTGCTTCGCGGGTGAGGGATATGTTCGACCAAGCCAAAAAGAGTGCGCCGGCCATAGTCTTTATTGACGAAATAGACGCAGTCGGAAGACAACGCGGCGCTGGCCTTGGCGGTGGCCATGACGAAAGAGAACAGACGCTCAATCAGTTGCTAGTGGAAATGGACGGTTTCGAGGGCAATGAGGGCGTTATTATTATGGCGGCCACAAACCGCCCCGATATCCTCGACCCTGCCTTGCTCCGCCCCGGTCGTTTTGACCGCCAAATAACCGTAGGCCGGCCAGATGTCAAAGAAAGAGAAGCTATCTTGGGCGTGCATGTGCGTAACAAGCCCTTAGCGCCTGAAGTTAAGCTGACCGTTGTAGCAGGGCTAACCCCTGGCTTTACCGCGGCAGACCTTGAGAACTTAGTCAACGAAAGTGCGCTTCTGGCCGCACGTCAAGATCGGCAGACCATAGGCATGTTAGACCTAGAGGAAGCTGTAAACAGAGTGATTGCCGGGCCGAAAAAGAAGTCGCGTGTCATTTCGGCACACGAGAAAAAGGTCTTCGCCTACCACGAAGCCGGGCATGCTTTGAGCAGGTACCTGACGCAGGATGCTGACCCCGTGCATCTCGTCAGCATCATTCCGCGCGGTATGGCAGGTGGGTACGTCATTGCTCTGCCTACCGAAGACCGCTTTGTCATGACGCGCACCGAAATCCTTAACAACGTAACCTATGCCTTGTCTGGTCGCGTCGCCGAGCAACTAGTCTTCAATGAAATCTCTACCGGCGCCCAAGATGACCTCGACAAGTCGACCCGCCTCGTACGGCGCATGATTATGGAGTATGGCATGAGCGAGGAGCTTGGCCCCGTCACCTATGGTGAGAAAGAGGAGCAAGTCTTCCTGGGACGCGATATATCTCGCCATCGCAATTTTAGCGAGACGGTAGCCCACACCATTGACCGCGAGGTGCGGCGTATCGTAGATCGCTCCTACCACCAAGCGGAAGAATTGCTAAAGAACAATCGCGAGAAGCTAGACCTTATTGCCAACACTCTGCTGGAGCGCGAAACTCTGCGGGGCGAAGAGTTAAACGAATTGCTAGCCACCGGGTCTCTGCCACCGCTAGCTCCTGCCTAA